From the Armatimonadota bacterium genome, one window contains:
- a CDS encoding killer suppression protein — translation MEVSFETNRLAKIMNSDQKLARKFGMERAKKIRARLDDLAAADCLEVMKDITGNCHELSADRKGQLAVSLTGNYRLVFVPDHDPPVLKEDGGLDWLNITKIKVTEVVDYH, via the coding sequence TTGGAAGTATCTTTTGAAACCAACAGGCTCGCTAAGATCATGAACAGCGACCAGAAGCTCGCGAGGAAATTTGGCATGGAGAGAGCCAAGAAGATTCGGGCTCGCTTGGATGATCTTGCAGCTGCGGACTGTCTGGAGGTAATGAAGGATATTACTGGTAATTGTCATGAGCTGTCAGCGGATCGAAAGGGGCAATTGGCAGTATCGCTGACAGGAAACTACCGACTTGTATTCGTACCCGATCACGATCCACCCGTACTGAAGGAGGACGGCGGGCTCGACTGGCTCAACATCACGAAGATCAAAGTGACCGAGGTCGTCGATTATCACTAG
- the gmk gene encoding guanylate kinase encodes MSGKLVILSGPSGVGKDAVIDAWIAANLRVTRVVTYTTRAPRDGETDGVDYNFVTPGKFAELAGLGRFWESKKVHGHMYASPKADTEQLLEQGRVAILKIDVQGALEVMRLCPEAVTVFIMPPSEAELERRIRERASEDEATINHRLETAKKEIECAGLYQHRVVNDDLAKTVRELQEILAE; translated from the coding sequence ATGAGCGGCAAACTCGTCATTTTGAGCGGACCCAGCGGCGTGGGAAAGGACGCCGTGATCGACGCGTGGATCGCAGCCAACCTGCGCGTCACGCGCGTCGTCACGTACACGACGCGGGCGCCGAGGGACGGCGAAACAGACGGAGTCGACTACAACTTCGTCACCCCAGGAAAGTTCGCCGAGCTTGCGGGGCTTGGCCGTTTCTGGGAGTCGAAAAAGGTGCACGGCCACATGTACGCGTCGCCGAAGGCCGACACCGAGCAGCTTCTGGAGCAGGGCCGCGTCGCGATCTTGAAGATCGACGTGCAGGGCGCGCTCGAAGTCATGAGGCTCTGCCCTGAGGCCGTGACCGTGTTCATAATGCCCCCCAGCGAGGCAGAGCTGGAGCGAAGAATCCGCGAGCGCGCATCGGAGGATGAGGCTACGATCAATCATCGCCTTGAAACAGCGAAGAAAGAGATCGAATGCGCTGGCCTGTACCAGCACCGTGTCGTGAACGACGATCTTGCCAAGACCGTTAGAGAACTGCAGGAGATCTTGGCCGAATGA
- the mutS gene encoding DNA mismatch repair protein MutS: MKLRFPPYSRSPVKAQTPLLQQYFKAKESHPGVLVAMRVGDFYEFYGEDAETAAAALEITLTGREDGKNGRVPMAGVPYHSVEKYLARLVKQGFKVALCDQVEDPKLAKGLVRREVTRVLSAGTVMDDSMLDAGANNFLAAICMIEGKAGLAMLDPSTGEFSVTEIEGEQAAERMLQELARLKPSELLYAEDGEEVGALAASGLGIATSPCKSLSLDRAERVLKRQFDVTNLQGFGLEDKTGAMTAASMILEYAKGHGLELNHVDTISTYSVDGFMKLDPATRSSLELTRNISDGSRQYTLIDVLDETVTSMGARLLKRWIEQPLLDVETISRRHEAVGRLIEHAMTRGDLRDALKKVADIERLVSRAATGLASPRDLSALRTSLLAMPELDDALRKVALGRLQDLRAQTADHQDLAHHLDKALIADPPHALREGGVIKPNFDPELDKLRGLSRDGKRYIAELEKKEREATGIAKLKVGYNSVFGYYLEVSKLHQEKVPDHYIRKQTLVNAERFITAELKEHESAVLGAEEKAVALESDLFYRIRNRVADNASALLQTARAIAELDVLISLTESAVRRRFVRPEIVEDDVLEIDAGRHPVVEAHTPNFVPNDLTLGDTRVVILTGPNMSGKSTYLRQTALTVLMAQIGSFVPADSCRVGLCDRIFTRIGAKDELALGQSTFMVEMVESANILNNSTERSLVILDEVGRGTSTYDGLAIAWAMVEHLARVKAKTLFATHYHQLNALAEQIQGISNFRVAVEEVGDKVVFAHRVLPGGTDRSYGVQVAKMAGLPRSVVARAAEILAELEQRESTPSIGPGLTSVQMTLFEAPESEVEKELKQIDVDSLTPIEALQKLDELKKRL, translated from the coding sequence ATCAAGCTCCGGTTTCCGCCATACTCAAGGAGTCCGGTGAAAGCGCAGACACCACTGCTCCAACAGTATTTCAAGGCGAAGGAGTCCCATCCTGGCGTTCTCGTCGCCATGCGCGTCGGCGACTTCTACGAGTTCTACGGCGAGGACGCCGAGACCGCTGCAGCCGCCCTAGAGATAACTTTGACCGGGCGCGAGGACGGCAAGAACGGCCGCGTACCGATGGCCGGCGTGCCGTACCACTCCGTCGAGAAGTACCTGGCTCGCCTCGTGAAGCAAGGTTTCAAGGTCGCGCTGTGCGACCAGGTCGAGGACCCGAAGCTCGCCAAGGGGCTCGTTCGGCGAGAGGTGACCCGGGTGCTGTCGGCTGGCACGGTCATGGACGACTCGATGCTCGACGCGGGGGCGAACAACTTCCTCGCGGCGATCTGCATGATCGAGGGGAAGGCCGGGCTGGCGATGCTCGATCCGTCGACCGGCGAGTTCTCGGTAACGGAGATCGAGGGGGAGCAGGCGGCGGAGCGGATGCTGCAGGAGCTGGCGCGGCTCAAGCCTTCAGAGCTGCTCTACGCGGAGGACGGGGAGGAGGTCGGTGCGCTTGCGGCGAGCGGGCTCGGCATCGCGACGTCGCCGTGCAAGAGCCTGAGCCTCGACAGGGCGGAGCGGGTGCTGAAGAGGCAGTTCGACGTTACGAACCTGCAAGGTTTTGGGCTCGAGGACAAGACCGGCGCGATGACCGCGGCCTCCATGATCCTCGAGTACGCCAAGGGCCACGGGCTGGAGCTGAACCACGTCGATACGATCAGTACGTACTCGGTCGACGGGTTCATGAAGCTCGACCCGGCCACTCGCAGCAGCCTGGAGCTCACGCGGAACATATCCGACGGCTCGCGCCAGTACACGCTGATCGACGTGCTCGACGAGACGGTCACCTCGATGGGCGCGCGGCTGCTGAAGCGGTGGATCGAGCAGCCGCTGCTGGACGTCGAGACGATCTCGCGCAGGCACGAGGCGGTCGGGCGGCTGATCGAGCACGCGATGACGCGCGGCGATCTGCGGGACGCCCTCAAGAAGGTCGCGGACATCGAGCGGCTGGTATCTCGGGCGGCGACCGGGCTCGCATCTCCTCGCGATCTGTCGGCCTTGCGGACTTCGCTCCTCGCGATGCCGGAGCTGGACGACGCGCTGCGCAAGGTCGCGCTCGGCAGGCTGCAAGACCTGCGCGCCCAGACGGCGGATCACCAGGACCTCGCGCACCACTTGGACAAGGCGCTGATCGCCGATCCGCCGCACGCGCTCCGCGAGGGAGGAGTGATCAAGCCGAACTTCGACCCCGAGCTGGACAAGCTGCGCGGCCTGAGCAGGGACGGCAAGCGGTACATCGCGGAGCTTGAGAAGAAGGAGCGCGAGGCGACCGGGATCGCGAAGCTCAAGGTCGGATACAACTCGGTGTTCGGCTACTACCTCGAGGTCTCGAAGCTCCACCAGGAAAAGGTGCCGGACCACTACATCCGCAAGCAGACCCTGGTCAACGCCGAGCGGTTCATCACCGCCGAGCTGAAGGAGCACGAGTCGGCGGTGCTCGGCGCGGAGGAGAAGGCGGTCGCGCTGGAGTCGGACCTCTTCTACCGCATCAGGAACCGCGTAGCGGACAACGCTTCGGCGCTGCTTCAGACGGCGCGCGCGATCGCCGAGCTCGACGTGCTGATCTCTCTTACAGAGTCCGCGGTGCGCCGCCGGTTCGTCCGGCCGGAGATCGTCGAGGACGACGTGCTGGAGATCGACGCCGGCCGCCACCCGGTGGTCGAGGCGCACACGCCGAACTTCGTCCCGAACGACCTGACGCTCGGCGACACGCGCGTCGTTATCCTGACCGGCCCGAACATGAGCGGCAAGTCGACCTACCTGCGGCAGACCGCGCTGACTGTTCTCATGGCGCAGATCGGGTCGTTCGTGCCTGCGGACTCGTGCCGCGTCGGCCTGTGCGACCGCATCTTCACGCGCATCGGCGCTAAAGACGAGCTTGCTTTAGGGCAGTCCACGTTCATGGTCGAGATGGTCGAGAGCGCCAACATCCTCAACAACTCCACCGAGCGCTCGCTGGTCATCCTCGACGAGGTCGGGCGCGGGACTTCGACCTACGACGGCCTCGCGATCGCGTGGGCGATGGTCGAGCACCTCGCGCGGGTCAAGGCGAAGACGCTGTTCGCGACGCACTACCACCAGCTCAACGCGCTCGCCGAGCAGATCCAGGGGATCTCCAACTTCCGCGTTGCGGTCGAGGAGGTCGGCGACAAGGTCGTGTTCGCGCACAGGGTGCTGCCGGGCGGCACCGACCGCTCGTACGGCGTGCAGGTCGCGAAGATGGCGGGGCTTCCGCGATCCGTCGTCGCGCGCGCAGCCGAGATCCTCGCCGAGCTGGAGCAGCGCGAGTCCACGCCGTCCATCGGGCCTGGTCTCACGAGCGTGCAGATGACGCTGTTCGAGGCGCCGGAGTCCGAGGTCGAGAAAGAGCTGAAGCAGATCGACGTTGATTCGCTGACCCCGATCGAGGCGCTTCAGAAGCTGGACGAGCTGAAGAAGCGGCTTTAG
- the coaBC gene encoding bifunctional phosphopantothenoylcysteine decarboxylase/phosphopantothenate--cysteine ligase CoaBC has protein sequence MKTIVLGVSGSVAAYRACDIARELMRRGFTVRTCLTDSAQRFVTAELFEALTGEPCLVDTFEEPDKGRMAHIDWARQASALLIAPATANTINKLANGYADDMLTSLALAFEGPIVVAPAMNPTMLAHPATAASLQLLRARAALVVEPAEGDVACGESGQGKLASVESIVAATVLVCQMSEALAGKKVLITSGPTEEPIDDVRMLTNRSTGKMGAALAKAALMMGADVTVVAGPQREPLPSRAKVINVRTAEEMLAAALPLARDADLIVGVAAVSDYRASSPQAGKIRSGQSGLHLDLEPTPDIITKLASETNGIVVAFAAEPDGDLRAAGEKLDKKGVSAIAVNNVGRGDVGFDSDSNELTLLRPGKQPVSSGKVSKLQCAVWLLNQILDESS, from the coding sequence ATGAAGACGATCGTTCTCGGGGTGTCTGGAAGCGTCGCGGCGTACCGAGCCTGCGACATCGCGCGGGAGCTGATGCGGCGCGGGTTCACAGTTCGCACCTGCCTAACGGACTCCGCGCAGAGGTTCGTCACCGCCGAGCTTTTCGAGGCGCTCACCGGCGAGCCTTGTCTCGTGGACACTTTTGAAGAGCCGGACAAAGGCCGCATGGCGCACATCGACTGGGCTCGGCAGGCCAGCGCGCTGCTGATCGCCCCCGCGACCGCCAACACGATCAACAAGCTCGCCAATGGCTACGCCGACGATATGCTGACATCGCTCGCCCTCGCGTTCGAGGGGCCGATCGTCGTCGCGCCCGCGATGAACCCCACGATGTTGGCCCATCCCGCGACCGCCGCGTCGCTGCAACTCTTGCGCGCTCGGGCAGCGTTGGTAGTCGAGCCGGCCGAGGGCGACGTCGCGTGCGGCGAAAGCGGGCAGGGCAAGCTCGCCTCGGTGGAATCGATCGTTGCTGCGACGGTACTGGTGTGCCAGATGTCCGAGGCGCTTGCGGGCAAGAAAGTCCTGATCACGAGCGGCCCGACCGAGGAGCCGATCGACGACGTTCGCATGCTGACGAACCGGTCGACGGGAAAGATGGGCGCGGCGCTCGCCAAGGCCGCGCTGATGATGGGAGCGGACGTGACGGTCGTCGCCGGCCCACAGCGCGAGCCGTTGCCGAGCCGGGCCAAGGTCATCAACGTCAGAACTGCGGAGGAGATGCTCGCGGCTGCGCTCCCCTTGGCCAGGGACGCCGACCTGATCGTCGGCGTTGCCGCTGTCTCGGACTACCGCGCATCTTCGCCCCAGGCAGGCAAGATCAGAAGCGGTCAAAGTGGATTGCATTTGGATCTGGAACCGACGCCCGATATCATCACCAAGCTGGCTAGCGAGACGAACGGCATCGTCGTCGCGTTCGCTGCCGAGCCAGACGGCGACCTCCGCGCTGCCGGGGAGAAGCTCGATAAGAAAGGGGTGAGCGCGATCGCGGTCAACAACGTCGGACGCGGCGATGTCGGTTTCGACTCGGACTCGAACGAGCTAACGCTGCTGCGACCTGGGAAGCAGCCGGTGTCGTCCGGCAAGGTCAGCAAGCTGCAGTGCGCCGTGTGGCTGCTCAACCAGATACTCGACGAGTCATCTTGA
- a CDS encoding XRE family transcriptional regulator produces the protein MATLEYRPDRVSPPGDTLSDLLEERRISQKQLAVRLARSDKLINEIIKGKATISSDLALDLERVLGTPARFWLNRESAYREWLARNARPNPSAQELEWTKLFPYPAMVRYGWVPAANPGPERVYALLQFFGMASLQAYRSYWEDRSAMVRFRRSDLVEDRLHLVSAWLRQGEIQSSSIEAASYDEPAFRDAVTRARGWTQLAPRKFVPLLKEAFAQAGVIIEFVPELPSLGVSGAVRWKRPDCALMQISLRYKRNDHFWFTLFHECAHVIKHKKKSVFLEVSGEKDADERDADRMAATLLIPSSRYAEFVRGEDFSRIAVKLFAEAIGIAPGIVVGRLQHDNLLPHKQLNDLKVKYEWIKPGHAGW, from the coding sequence ATGGCTACCCTTGAATATAGACCAGACAGAGTTTCGCCGCCAGGAGATACGCTCAGCGATCTGCTGGAAGAACGTCGTATCTCTCAAAAGCAATTGGCGGTTCGACTGGCACGATCAGATAAACTCATCAACGAAATCATCAAAGGCAAGGCCACGATATCGAGTGATCTTGCGCTAGATCTCGAGCGAGTACTGGGAACACCGGCGCGGTTTTGGCTCAACCGGGAATCTGCCTACCGTGAGTGGCTTGCTCGGAATGCACGACCAAATCCCTCTGCGCAAGAACTTGAGTGGACAAAGTTGTTTCCATATCCTGCGATGGTTAGGTATGGCTGGGTGCCTGCCGCAAATCCTGGTCCAGAACGAGTCTACGCCCTCCTTCAATTCTTTGGAATGGCAAGCCTGCAGGCATATCGATCGTATTGGGAAGATCGTTCAGCCATGGTTCGGTTCAGACGGTCCGACTTGGTTGAAGACAGGCTTCACTTGGTTTCTGCCTGGCTCCGGCAAGGCGAGATTCAGTCATCATCGATTGAAGCTGCATCATATGATGAACCTGCATTTCGTGACGCAGTGACTAGGGCACGCGGCTGGACTCAACTTGCCCCGCGAAAGTTCGTGCCGCTACTTAAGGAGGCCTTTGCGCAAGCGGGTGTAATCATAGAGTTTGTGCCGGAGCTTCCCAGCCTAGGCGTTTCTGGAGCCGTAAGATGGAAGCGTCCCGACTGTGCCCTCATGCAGATCTCCTTGAGATACAAGCGGAACGACCACTTTTGGTTCACCCTGTTTCATGAGTGTGCACACGTCATCAAACACAAGAAGAAGAGCGTCTTCCTAGAGGTGTCAGGTGAAAAAGATGCTGACGAGCGGGATGCCGATCGCATGGCAGCCACATTGCTAATACCATCGAGCCGATACGCTGAATTTGTTAGAGGTGAAGACTTTTCTAGAATCGCCGTCAAGTTGTTTGCCGAAGCCATCGGAATCGCGCCTGGAATTGTCGTTGGACGCTTGCAACACGACAACCTGCTACCGCACAAGCAGCTAAACGATCTGAAAGTCAAATACGAGTGGATTAAGCCCGGCCACGCCGGGTGGTAG
- the selD gene encoding selenide, water dikinase SelD, with protein sequence MPKSKDPNLLVGIETSDDAGVFKLSETQALVQTVDFFTPIVDDPYDYGQIAAANSLSDVYAMGGKPITVLNICCFDPTMAPPEVWAKIFEGMHDKTIEAGAVIAGGHTVENDQPLFGLSVTGLINPETIFRNDNAKPGQDIYLSKPLGTGIVTTAFKNDLCSDEELKAAVAVMSALNARAAEFAHAAGVRCATDVTGFGLAGHLFHIARASGVTLEIDSSALPLLPGVERLVAAGAITGAAIKTREYIGDALEFGSGVAPWMEQLILDPQTSGGLATFSTVPVEGSVKIGRSVSGPPRIVVS encoded by the coding sequence TTGCCCAAGTCGAAAGACCCTAACCTGCTCGTCGGAATTGAAACCAGCGACGATGCGGGGGTGTTCAAGCTGTCTGAGACTCAGGCACTGGTGCAGACCGTCGACTTCTTCACGCCGATCGTCGACGACCCGTACGACTACGGCCAGATCGCTGCGGCCAACTCGCTTAGCGACGTCTATGCGATGGGCGGCAAGCCGATCACTGTGCTCAACATCTGCTGCTTCGACCCGACGATGGCGCCGCCCGAAGTTTGGGCGAAGATCTTCGAAGGAATGCACGACAAGACGATCGAGGCCGGCGCGGTGATCGCCGGCGGGCACACGGTCGAAAACGATCAGCCGCTGTTCGGGCTTTCAGTGACGGGGCTCATCAACCCGGAGACGATCTTCCGCAACGACAACGCCAAGCCGGGACAGGACATCTACCTCTCCAAGCCGCTCGGCACCGGGATCGTCACGACGGCTTTCAAGAACGACCTGTGCAGCGACGAGGAGCTGAAGGCGGCGGTCGCTGTGATGTCTGCTCTCAACGCGCGCGCTGCCGAGTTCGCGCACGCGGCGGGGGTGCGCTGCGCGACCGACGTCACGGGCTTCGGGCTCGCCGGGCACCTGTTCCACATCGCGCGCGCATCGGGCGTGACGCTTGAGATCGACTCGTCGGCCCTACCGCTTCTGCCGGGTGTGGAGCGACTTGTCGCTGCTGGCGCAATCACCGGCGCGGCGATCAAAACGCGCGAGTACATCGGCGACGCGCTGGAGTTCGGCAGCGGGGTTGCGCCGTGGATGGAGCAGCTCATACTCGACCCGCAGACCAGCGGTGGGCTCGCCACCTTCAGCACCGTTCCGGTCGAGGGCTCGGTCAAGATTGGGCGTTCGGTCAGCGGCCCGCCCCGCATCGTCGTAAGCTAG
- the aroF gene encoding 3-deoxy-7-phosphoheptulonate synthase: protein MIIVMQVGATQAQIDAVSKAIEDLGFEPLVMPGEDRVAIGIPASLASDQRSSVESVVSRLDGVSKITQTSRPFKLASLEWHRERTTVTVSGVDIGPGNFVIIGGPCSVESYEQYRASADAVKAAGAKILRGGAFKPRTSPYSFQGLQEEGLKIIKQVGDETGLVTISEVMTADMVGKVSEFVDILQIGARSMQNFPLLIEAGKSGKPVFIKRGPSATIDEFLLAAEYVLNEGNEDVILCERGIIPHDRAYTRNTLDLAAVPVLLSQSHLPIIVDPSHGTGVAKFVAPMSKAAMVAGAHGVMIEMHPNPSAALSDGSQALEISEFKELAAELRRLSEYAGVKM from the coding sequence ATGATCATTGTGATGCAAGTTGGGGCGACGCAGGCACAGATTGACGCTGTGTCGAAGGCGATCGAAGACCTGGGGTTCGAGCCCCTCGTCATGCCCGGCGAGGATCGGGTCGCCATCGGCATACCGGCCTCGCTGGCCTCGGATCAGCGTTCGTCGGTTGAGTCTGTTGTCTCCCGCCTCGACGGCGTCAGCAAGATCACGCAGACGAGCAGGCCGTTCAAGCTGGCGTCGCTCGAGTGGCACCGCGAGAGGACGACCGTCACCGTATCGGGAGTGGATATCGGGCCGGGGAACTTCGTCATCATCGGCGGTCCGTGCTCGGTCGAGAGCTACGAGCAGTACCGCGCCTCGGCAGACGCGGTGAAGGCGGCCGGCGCAAAAATCCTTCGCGGCGGCGCTTTCAAACCCCGCACGTCGCCGTACTCGTTCCAGGGCTTGCAAGAGGAGGGGCTGAAGATCATCAAGCAGGTCGGCGACGAGACCGGGCTGGTCACGATCAGCGAGGTGATGACCGCAGACATGGTCGGCAAGGTCTCCGAGTTCGTCGACATCCTGCAGATCGGCGCTCGGTCCATGCAGAACTTCCCGCTGCTGATCGAGGCCGGCAAGAGCGGCAAGCCGGTGTTCATCAAGCGCGGCCCGTCGGCGACAATCGACGAGTTTCTTCTTGCGGCTGAGTACGTGCTGAACGAGGGGAACGAGGACGTGATCCTGTGCGAGCGCGGGATCATTCCGCACGACCGCGCCTACACGCGCAACACGCTGGACTTGGCTGCCGTGCCGGTGCTGTTGTCGCAGTCGCATCTCCCGATCATCGTCGACCCGTCTCACGGCACAGGGGTCGCCAAGTTCGTCGCGCCGATGTCGAAGGCCGCGATGGTTGCCGGCGCGCACGGCGTGATGATCGAGATGCACCCGAACCCCAGCGCCGCGCTCTCCGACGGCTCGCAGGCGCTTGAGATCAGCGAGTTCAAGGAGCTGGCCGCAGAGCTGAGACGGCTTTCCGAATACGCTGGCGTAAAGATGTAG
- a CDS encoding phage holin family protein, protein MAIRRLFWRWVIFTVSLFLAARVTSAFVDGFHVDDIETVGQGLRLMAGAAALALINATLGTVLRILTLPLTCLTLGLFSLVVNAGVLMAAGSLELGFRVDGFVPALIGAVLLAVINSILGTVIPDDKEKD, encoded by the coding sequence ATAGCAATTCGTAGACTTTTCTGGCGCTGGGTCATCTTCACTGTTTCGCTCTTCTTGGCCGCTCGGGTCACGTCCGCGTTCGTCGATGGGTTCCACGTCGATGATATCGAGACGGTGGGCCAGGGACTGCGCCTGATGGCCGGCGCGGCCGCGCTCGCGCTGATCAACGCAACGCTCGGCACGGTCCTGCGGATACTGACCCTCCCGCTCACATGCTTGACGCTCGGGCTGTTTTCTCTCGTCGTCAACGCCGGAGTTCTGATGGCCGCGGGTAGCCTGGAGCTTGGGTTCAGGGTCGACGGCTTCGTGCCGGCGCTGATCGGCGCGGTTCTGCTAGCGGTGATCAACTCGATTCTTGGCACCGTCATTCCAGATGACAAAGAGAAGGACTAG
- the yvcK gene encoding uridine diphosphate-N-acetylglucosamine-binding protein YvcK — protein MTKRRTSRIRLRRLFAPTAGLYRCVLAAIVGALLFGLGFIISFQTLLLPALESLAERWDGVLSQVASQDAADLANHVLGLLLLLAGTYLAFWGIRAFVRQMAEALDPRAKRGVLDVYGRKQMLARGPRIVALGGGTGLGTLLRGIKHHTSNITAVVTVTDDGGSSGRLVSEMGIIPPGDIRNCLVALADAEGRMTDLFQHRFTQASGPLSGHSIGNLLIAGFFEQTGDVDTALQMASEVLAIRGRVIPSTRDKVRLRAIMADDSEITGETAIVESSQRIRRIFLEPEKVMPHPDALEAIRNADLICIGPGSVFTSVIPNLLVPGIAEAVHDSPAIKAYICNVMTQHGESDAFTAAEHLVALDANIDQRVCDFVIMNTATPHADTIERYRASGQEVVEADVDRVSAMGYRPIIGDFMNETDFVRHEPARLAQKLIDLLYK, from the coding sequence ATGACAAAGAGAAGGACTAGTCGAATCAGGCTGCGGAGGCTGTTCGCTCCGACGGCAGGGCTGTACCGATGCGTGCTCGCCGCGATCGTCGGCGCGCTCCTGTTCGGCCTCGGGTTCATCATCTCGTTTCAAACGCTGCTGCTGCCCGCGCTCGAATCGCTCGCCGAGAGGTGGGACGGCGTGCTGTCGCAGGTCGCTTCGCAAGATGCGGCCGACCTCGCCAACCACGTTCTCGGGCTCTTGCTGCTGCTGGCCGGCACCTACCTCGCGTTCTGGGGAATCCGTGCCTTCGTGCGGCAGATGGCCGAGGCGCTCGACCCGCGGGCCAAGCGCGGAGTCCTCGACGTGTACGGACGGAAGCAGATGCTCGCGAGAGGGCCGCGGATCGTCGCACTAGGCGGCGGAACAGGGCTCGGCACGCTGCTGCGAGGAATCAAGCACCACACGTCGAACATCACGGCAGTGGTCACCGTCACGGACGACGGGGGCAGCAGCGGCCGATTGGTCAGCGAGATGGGGATCATCCCGCCCGGCGACATCCGAAACTGTCTCGTCGCGCTGGCCGATGCGGAAGGGCGGATGACAGACTTGTTCCAGCACCGTTTCACCCAGGCGAGCGGACCGCTCAGCGGCCACTCCATCGGGAACCTGCTGATCGCCGGGTTCTTCGAGCAGACGGGAGACGTCGACACCGCGCTCCAGATGGCCAGCGAAGTCCTGGCGATCCGAGGGCGCGTCATCCCCTCTACGCGCGACAAAGTTCGACTGCGTGCGATCATGGCCGATGACTCTGAGATCACGGGAGAGACCGCGATCGTCGAGTCCAGCCAGCGGATTCGCCGAATCTTCCTGGAGCCGGAAAAGGTGATGCCGCACCCCGATGCGCTGGAGGCGATCCGCAATGCCGACCTGATCTGCATCGGCCCAGGAAGCGTGTTCACGAGCGTCATCCCGAACCTGCTGGTGCCGGGAATCGCCGAGGCCGTGCACGACTCCCCGGCGATCAAGGCCTACATTTGCAACGTCATGACGCAGCACGGCGAGAGCGACGCCTTCACGGCCGCGGAGCACCTCGTCGCGCTCGACGCCAACATCGACCAGCGCGTCTGCGACTTCGTCATCATGAACACCGCTACGCCGCACGCGGACACGATCGAGCGGTACCGCGCCTCCGGGCAGGAGGTCGTCGAGGCGGACGTCGACCGCGTGAGCGCGATGGGGTATCGCCCGATCATCGGCGACTTCATGAACGAGACCGACTTCGTGCGCCACGAGCCGGCTCGACTGGCGCAAAAACTGATCGACCTCTTGTACAAATGA